A window of the Gasterosteus aculeatus chromosome 21, fGasAcu3.hap1.1, whole genome shotgun sequence genome harbors these coding sequences:
- the myo3a gene encoding myosin-IIIa isoform X9 — translation MRSLLKMFPQPGKSIVFDNFPDPTEAWDIIETIGKGTYGKVYKVLNKLDGSKAAVKILDPVHDIDEEIEAEYNILKALSDHANVVKFFGMYYKKDVKCGDQLWLVLELCNGGSVTDLAKGMLKRGDRMDEAVVAYILHEALMGLQHLHVHKTIHRDVKGNNILLTTHGGVKLVDFGVSAQLTNTRLRRNTSVGTPFWMAPEVIACEQQLDSTYDARCDVWSLGITAIELGDGDPPLSELHPMRALFKIPRNPPPTLHQPELWSDGFNDFICKCLIKDLELRPNVLDLLQHVFIKASVGREKILQKQLIELIDLNQQIGIIDKTRHERIHTKRGGHMKTQSDLDEVDDLATLEVLDENTVTEQLQRRYGRDQIYTYVGDILIAVNPFHGMQIYGPQCTKMYIGAKRTANPPHIFAVADIAYQSMVSFNTDQCVVISGESGAGKTESAHLLVQQLTVLGKANNQTLQEKILLVNSLVEAFGNACTVINDNSSRFGKYLEMKFTCGGTVVGAQISEYLLEKSRVIHQAAGERNFHIFYYLYAGLADRKKLAHYKLSDSKTPKYLLNEHVKLGPDIVSNSFYKEQFDAVEQCFKVIGFTLEELGSVYSTLAAILNSGDVEFSPVASEHQTDKSDISNTSVLENVASLLCIRSDELQEALTSHCVVARGETIVRPNTVDKAAEVRDAMGKALYGRLFSWIVNRINALLRPDGNLGEDEKGLNIGILDIFGFENFKKNSFEQLCINIANEQIQFYFNQHIFAWEQDEYLNEEVDARMIEYEDNRPLLDLFLQKPMGMLSLLDEESRFPQATDQTLVEKFEDNLKTKSFWRPKRVDLGFGIHHYAGKVIYSAAGFLAKNRDALPADIVLLLRSSENELTRKLVTHPLTKTGNLAHTKGKGANTMRTPTRSLTFAKMGVLSFYNSFSFSEPSRDSKPVPQKKSLIPLDDAEKTPGEPGDAPYHPRETTNMRTQTVASYFRYSLMDLLSKMVAGQPHFVRCIKPNNDRQANRFDREKVLVQLRYTGVLETAKIRRQGYSHRIVFANFIKRYYMVAFPAHEEPPVTQETCAAILENAKLENWAMGKTKVFLKYHHVEHLNLMVQQATQRIILLQAFVRGWMGAKRYRQLLKDRERSALVLQSAYRGHRVRKKAAGDKSKAEFEAFVVRFQAVCRGYVAKKKYRQLVEEKNKAATKIQARYRGHKERKSFKRKRDAKEKEQAEKALKEKEEPQKLSDQENETKAAVVLQSNFRGYKERKKFKERKRTAAGAQSESPPDAAVQPEAGRESAGRESGNDDEDESTYEAEENDDSDHTQVPDTEEEEGVEGGDAGQAEPAEDGKEESGQEEAAEGDAVNEEEQTRAATVLQSNFRGHKERKRLQDEGKIPARKQEARSPPGEEDGPGDQTPAAEVGDEATGRGGGGRTVDVSSSDQDEARAAVVLQSNFRGHKERKRLEEEGKIPKKTQKKKNETPDRSAEKPGGVDEEKAATVLQSNFRGHRDRKKLRADREAREKTAEEEEEAREEAPDVADVAMERREDAAGERERLEEEQAAVKIQSNFRGHKDRKNLKANKQKARTEAARLESFSKQITKTSEDFAALQTKLNEIIQAHHSNPENNGMFVRGKAINGYAPQNHQSTDKRQSRSPRRTQEPKTLNTPEDATYYNLIHRAVAPHKIALFAALKRSVQDDKRKPRKEDPGKLLDVDDHYYRTLSSSRSEPCLFPEDASPYGAPERRPSLGGSVDGGMYNEPLTPATASRPTRERAVTEPQPPRTACNDRHSLLRMPSTDSRTEDNPFDFRHLLRKTSQRRRLIKQY, via the exons AT GAGATCTCTCCTCAAGATGTTTCCACAACCGGGGAAATCCATCGTCTTCGACAACTTCCCGGATCCCACCGAGGCCTGGGACATCATCGAGACCATCGGCAAGGGGACCTACGGAAAAGTCTACAAGGTGCTCAACAAGCTCGACGGCAGCAAAGCGGCCGTGAAGATACTGGACCCCGTCCAC GATATCGACGAGGAGATCGAAGCGGAGTACAACATCCTCAAAGCGCTGTCCGACCACGCCAATGTGGTGAAGTTCTTCGGGATGTACTACAAGAAGGATGTGAAATGCGGCGACCAGCTGTGGCTGGTGCTGGAG CTCTGCAATGGCGGCTCTGTGACAGACCTGGCCAAAGGGATGCTGAAGAGGGGGGACCGCATGGACGAAGCCGTCGTTGCCTACATCCTGCACGAGGCCCTCATG GGCCTGCAGCACCTGCACGTCCACAAGACCATCCACCGCGACGTCAAGGGCAACAACATCCTGCTGACGACGCACGGAGGCGTCAAACTGGTGGACTTCG GTGTCTCGGCCCAGCTGACGAACACGCGTCTGAGGAGGAACACCTCGGTGGGGACTCCCTTCTGGATGGCTCCGGAG GTGATCGCCTGcgagcagcagctggactcGACCTACGACGCTCGCTGTGACGTCTGGTCCCTCGGCATCACGGCCATAGAGCTCGGAGACggagacccccccctctccgaaCTCCACCCAATGAGAGCGCTCTTCAAAATCCCCAG AAATCCCCCGCCGACCCTCCACCAGCCGGAGCTCTGGTCCGACGGCTTTAACGACTTCATCTGCAA ATGTCTGATCAAGGACTTAGAGCTGAGGCCCAACGTGCTGGACCTGCTGCAGCACGTCTTCATCAAAGCCAGCGTCGGCAGAGAGAAGATCCTGCAGAAGCAGCTGATCGAGCTCATCGATCTCAACCAGCAAATAGGAATCATTGATAAAACCAG GCATGAACGCATCCACACCAAGCGAGGAGGCCACATGAAGACGCAGAGCGACCTCGACGAGGTGGACGACCTCGCCACCCTGGAGGTTCTGGACGAG AACACGGTCACCGAGCAGCTGCAGCGCCGCTACGGGCGCGATCAAATCTACACGTACGTGGGAGACATCCTCATCGCGGTCAACCCGTTCCACGGCATGCAGATATACGGCCCTCAG TGCACCAAGATGTACATCGGAGCCAAGCGCACGGCCAACCCCCCTCACATCTTCGCCGTGGCTGACATCGCCTACCAGTCCATGGTGTCGTTTAATACAGACCAG TGCGTGGTGATCAGCGGGGAAAGCGGAGCCGGGAAGACGGAGAGCGCTCATCTGTTGGTGCAGCAGCTGACGGTGCTCGGAAAG GCCAACAACCAgacgctgcaggagaagatcctgCTGGTCAACAGCCTGGTGGAAGCGTTCGGAAACGCCTGCACCGTCATCAACGACAACTCCAGCCGCTTCGGCAAGTACCTGGAGATGAAGTTCACCTGCGGAGGAACGGTGGTGGGAGCGCAGATATCCGAGTACCTGCTGGAGAAGTCCAGGGTCATCCACCAGGCGGC GGGGGAGAGGAACTTCCACATCTTCTACTACCTGTACGCCGGCCTGGCAGACAGGAAGAAGCTGGCTCACTACAAGCTCTCCGACAGCAAAACACCCAA GTATCTGCTGAACGAGCACGTTAAATTGGGGCCCGACATAGTGAGCAACAGCTTCTACAAGGAGCAGTTTGATGCGGTGGAGCAGTGTTTCAAAGTCATCGGATTCACCCTAGAG GAGCTGGGCAGCGTCTACAGCACCCTGGCTGCCATCCTCAACTCCGGCGACGTGGAGTTCTCTCCGGTCGCCTCGGAGCACCAGACCGACAAGAGCGACATCTCCAACACGTCGGTCCTGGAGAAcg TGGCGTCGCTGCTGTGCATCCGCTCGGACGAGCTGCAGGAAGCCCTGACCTCCCACTGCGTGGTCGCCCGCGGGGAGACCATCGTCAGGCCCAACACGGTGGACAAGGCGGCGGAGGTGAGGGACGCCATGGGCAAGGCGCTCTACGGCCGCCTCTTCAGCTGGATCGTCAACCGCATCAACGCGCTGCTGCGGCCCGACGGAAACCTCGG GGAGGACGAGAAGGGCCTGAACATCGGGATCCTGGACATCTTCGGTTTCGAGAACTTCAAGAAGAACTCCTTCGAGCAGCTCTGCATCAACATCGCCAACGAGCAGATCCAGTTCTACTTCAACCAGCACATCTTCGCCTGGGAGCAG GACGAGTACCTGAACGAGGAGGTGGACGCCCGGATGATCGAGTACGAGGACAACCGCCCCCTCCTGGACCTGTTCCTGCAGAAGCCCATGGGGATGCTGTCGCTGCTGGATGAGGAGAGTCGCTTCCCGCAGGCCACCGACCAGACGCTCGTAG AGAAATTCGAAGACAACCTGAAGACCAAAAGCTTCTGGCGACCGAAGCGGGTGGACCTGGGCTTCGGTATCCACCACTACGCCGGAAAG GTGATCTACAGCGCCGCCGGCTTCTTGGCCAAGAACCGGGACGCGCTGCCGGCCGACAtcgtgctgctgctgaggtcGTCGGAAAACGAGCTCACCCGCAAGCTGGTCACCCATCCGCTCACCAAGACGG GTAACCTCGCCCACACTAAGGGGAAAGGCGCGAACACCATGCGGACCCCGACGCGCAGCCTCACCTTCGCCAAG ATGGGAGTGCTTAGCTTCTACaattctttctctttcagcGAG CCTTCTCGGGACTCAAAGCCGGTCCctcaaaaaaaaagcttgattCCTCTCGATGACGCAGAGAAAACG CCGGGCGAACCGGGAGACGCGCCGTACCACCCGAGAGAAACCACCAACATGAGGACACAGACGGTGGCCTCCTACTTCAGA TACTCTCTGATGGATCTGCTGTCCAAGATGGTGGCGGGGCAGCCTCACTTTGTGCGCTGCATCAAACCCAACAACGACCGCCAAGCCAACAGGTTCGACCGGGAGAAGGTCCTGGTCCAGCTGCGATACACCGGCGTCCTGGAGACCGCCAAGATCAGGCGGCAGGGCTACTCGCACCGCATCGTGTTCGCCAACTTCATAAAGAG ATACTACATGGTGGCGTTCCCCGCTCACGAGGAGCCGCCCGTCACCCAGGAAACGTGCGCAGCCATTCTGGAGAATGCCAAGCTGGAGAACTGGGCCATGGGGAAGACGAAG GTGTTCCTCAAGTACCACCACGTGGAACATCTGAACCTGATGGTGCAGCAGGCCACGCAGCGCATCATCCTGCTGCAGGCCTTCGTCCGCGGCTGGATGGGAGCCAAACGGTACCGCCAGCTGTTAAAGGACCGAGAACGCAGCGCGCTGGTGCTGCAGTCAG catACAGAGGTCATAGAGTACGGAAGAAGGCGGCCGGCGACAAAAGCAAAGCGGAGTTTGAGGCCTTCGTCGTCCGGTTTCAGGCCG TCTGCAGGGGCTACGTGGCCAAAAAGAAATACAGGCagttggtggaggagaagaacaaaGCTGCAACCAAGATTCAGGCTCGCTACAGAGGCCACAAGGAGAGGAAAAGCTTCAAAAGGAAACG GGACGCCAAAGAGAAAGAGCAAGCGGAGAAGGCCctcaaagaaaaagaggaaccgCAGAAGCTGAGCGACCAGGAGAATGAGACCAAGGCGGCCGTGGTTCTGCAGAGCAACTTCAGGGGCTacaaagagaggaaaaagtttaaagagagaaagaggacggCGGCCGGGGCCCAATCGGAGTCACCGCCGGATGCAGCGGTGCAACCAGAAGCCGGGCGAGAGTCCGCCGGCAGAGAGTCGGGGAATGACGACGAAGACGAGAGCACGTACGAAGCGGAGGAGAATGACGATAGCGATCACACGCAGGTGCCAGACaccgaagaggaagagggggtcGAAGGAGGAGATGCCGGCCAAGCGGAGCCGGCGGAGGACgggaaggaggagagcggaCAAGAGGAGGCTGCAGAGGGAGACGCTGTGAATGAAGAAGAACAGACCAGGGCCGCCACGGTCCTCCAGAGCAACTTCAGGGGTcacaaggagaggaagaggctgcAGGACGAAGGCAAGATCCCCGCTCGGAAACAGGAAGCAAGGAGTCCGCCGGGCGAGGAGGACGGGCCCGGAGATCAAACTCCAGCAGCGGAAGTTGGCGACGAGGCgacaggaaggggaggaggaggaagaacagtAGATGTTTCCTCGAGCGACCAAGACGAGGCCAGAGCAGCCGTGGTGCTTCAGAGCAACTTCCGCGGCCACAAAGAGCGCAAGCGGCtcgaggaggaaggaaagatcCCCAAGAagacgcagaagaagaagaacgagaCGCCGGACCGTTCGGCGGAGAAGCCGGGGGGAGTGGACGAGGAGAAAGCCGCCACTGTCCTTCAGAGTAACTTCAGAGGCCACCGGGACCGGAAGAAGCTGAGAGCCGACCGAGAAGCGCGGGAGAAGacggcggaggaagaggaggaagccagagaggaGGCACCGGACGTTGCCGACGTGGCGATGGAGCGCAGGGAGGACGCAGCCGGCGAGAGGgagcggctggaggaggagcaggccgCCGTGAAGATCCAGAGCAACTTCAGAGGCCACAAGGACCGAAAGAACCTCAAAGCCAACAAGCAAAAAGCGAGGACGGAAGCTGCACGACTGGAGAGCTTCTCCAAGCAG ATCACAAAGACCTCTGAGGACTTTGCGGCCCTGCAGACCAAGTTGAACGAGATCATCCAGGCCCATCATTCAAACCCCGAGAACAACGGCATGTTTGTGAGAGGGAAAGCGATCAATGGCTACGCGCCTCAGAATCACCAGTCAA CCGACAAGAGACAGTCGAGGAGCCCCCGCAGGACGCAGGAGCCGAAGACCCTCAACACGCCGGAGGACGCCACCTACTACAACTTGATTCAC CGAGCTGTAGCTCCTCACAAAATAGCTCTCTTTGCAGCACTTAAG cgcTCCGTCCAGGACGATAAACGCAAGCCCAGGAAAGAGGA TCCGGGGAAGCTGCTGGATGTGGATGACCACTATTACCGGACGCTGTCCAGCAGCAGGTCCGAGCCCTGCCTCTTCCCGGAGGACGCGTCGCCGTACGGGGCCCCCGAGAGGAGGCCGTCTCTCGGGGGCTCCGTGGACGGTGGGATGTACAACGAGCCCCTCACCCCGGCCACGGCCAGCAGACCGACCCGAGAGAGGGCCGTCACAGAGCCGCAGCCCCCCAGGACCGCCTGTAACGACAG ACACTCACTTCTCAGAATGCCCTCCACGGACAGTCGAACTGAGGACAACCCGTTTGACTTCAGACATCTGCTGAGGAAGACCTCCCAGAGACGAAGGCTCATCAAACAGTACTGA
- the myo3a gene encoding myosin-IIIa isoform X1 yields MCLNLFFTRTIYVSLFAFLPLNIIHQRRSLLKMFPQPGKSIVFDNFPDPTEAWDIIETIGKGTYGKVYKVLNKLDGSKAAVKILDPVHDIDEEIEAEYNILKALSDHANVVKFFGMYYKKDVKCGDQLWLVLELCNGGSVTDLAKGMLKRGDRMDEAVVAYILHEALMGLQHLHVHKTIHRDVKGNNILLTTHGGVKLVDFGVSAQLTNTRLRRNTSVGTPFWMAPEVIACEQQLDSTYDARCDVWSLGITAIELGDGDPPLSELHPMRALFKIPRNPPPTLHQPELWSDGFNDFICKCLIKDLELRPNVLDLLQHVFIKASVGREKILQKQLIELIDLNQQIGIIDKTSHHGKTDRSTDSNDRHERIHTKRGGHMKTQSDLDEVDDLATLEVLDENTVTEQLQRRYGRDQIYTYVGDILIAVNPFHGMQIYGPQCTKMYIGAKRTANPPHIFAVADIAYQSMVSFNTDQCVVISGESGAGKTESAHLLVQQLTVLGKANNQTLQEKILLVNSLVEAFGNACTVINDNSSRFGKYLEMKFTCGGTVVGAQISEYLLEKSRVIHQAAGERNFHIFYYLYAGLADRKKLAHYKLSDSKTPKYLLNEHVKLGPDIVSNSFYKEQFDAVEQCFKVIGFTLEELGSVYSTLAAILNSGDVEFSPVASEHQTDKSDISNTSVLENVASLLCIRSDELQEALTSHCVVARGETIVRPNTVDKAAEVRDAMGKALYGRLFSWIVNRINALLRPDGNLGEDEKGLNIGILDIFGFENFKKNSFEQLCINIANEQIQFYFNQHIFAWEQDEYLNEEVDARMIEYEDNRPLLDLFLQKPMGMLSLLDEESRFPQATDQTLVEKFEDNLKTKSFWRPKRVDLGFGIHHYAGKVIYSAAGFLAKNRDALPADIVLLLRSSENELTRKLVTHPLTKTGNLAHTKGKGANTMRTPTRSLTFAKMGVLSFYNSFSFSEPSRDSKPVPQKKSLIPLDDAEKTPGEPGDAPYHPRETTNMRTQTVASYFRYSLMDLLSKMVAGQPHFVRCIKPNNDRQANRFDREKVLVQLRYTGVLETAKIRRQGYSHRIVFANFIKRYYMVAFPAHEEPPVTQETCAAILENAKLENWAMGKTKVFLKYHHVEHLNLMVQQATQRIILLQAFVRGWMGAKRYRQLLKDRERSALVLQSAYRGHRVRKKAAGDKSKAEFEAFVVRFQAVCRGYVAKKKYRQLVEEKNKAATKIQARYRGHKERKSFKRKRDAKEKEQAEKALKEKEEPQKLSDQENETKAAVVLQSNFRGYKERKKFKERKRTAAGAQSESPPDAAVQPEAGRESAGRESGNDDEDESTYEAEENDDSDHTQVPDTEEEEGVEGGDAGQAEPAEDGKEESGQEEAAEGDAVNEEEQTRAATVLQSNFRGHKERKRLQDEGKIPARKQEARSPPGEEDGPGDQTPAAEVGDEATGRGGGGRTVDVSSSDQDEARAAVVLQSNFRGHKERKRLEEEGKIPKKTQKKKNETPDRSAEKPGGVDEEKAATVLQSNFRGHRDRKKLRADREAREKTAEEEEEAREEAPDVADVAMERREDAAGERERLEEEQAAVKIQSNFRGHKDRKNLKANKQKARTEAARLESFSKQITKTSEDFAALQTKLNEIIQAHHSNPENNGMFVRGKAINGYAPQNHQSTDKRQSRSPRRTQEPKTLNTPEDATYYNLIHRAVAPHKIALFAALKRSVQDDKRKPRKEDPGKLLDVDDHYYRTLSSSRSEPCLFPEDASPYGAPERRPSLGGSVDGGMYNEPLTPATASRPTRERAVTEPQPPRTACNDRHSLLRMPSTDSRTEDNPFDFRHLLRKTSQRRRLIKQY; encoded by the exons atgtgtctaAATCTATTCTTCACCAGGACCATCTACGTGTCACTGTTTGCTTTCCTCCCTCTTAACATCATCCATCAAAG GAGATCTCTCCTCAAGATGTTTCCACAACCGGGGAAATCCATCGTCTTCGACAACTTCCCGGATCCCACCGAGGCCTGGGACATCATCGAGACCATCGGCAAGGGGACCTACGGAAAAGTCTACAAGGTGCTCAACAAGCTCGACGGCAGCAAAGCGGCCGTGAAGATACTGGACCCCGTCCAC GATATCGACGAGGAGATCGAAGCGGAGTACAACATCCTCAAAGCGCTGTCCGACCACGCCAATGTGGTGAAGTTCTTCGGGATGTACTACAAGAAGGATGTGAAATGCGGCGACCAGCTGTGGCTGGTGCTGGAG CTCTGCAATGGCGGCTCTGTGACAGACCTGGCCAAAGGGATGCTGAAGAGGGGGGACCGCATGGACGAAGCCGTCGTTGCCTACATCCTGCACGAGGCCCTCATG GGCCTGCAGCACCTGCACGTCCACAAGACCATCCACCGCGACGTCAAGGGCAACAACATCCTGCTGACGACGCACGGAGGCGTCAAACTGGTGGACTTCG GTGTCTCGGCCCAGCTGACGAACACGCGTCTGAGGAGGAACACCTCGGTGGGGACTCCCTTCTGGATGGCTCCGGAG GTGATCGCCTGcgagcagcagctggactcGACCTACGACGCTCGCTGTGACGTCTGGTCCCTCGGCATCACGGCCATAGAGCTCGGAGACggagacccccccctctccgaaCTCCACCCAATGAGAGCGCTCTTCAAAATCCCCAG AAATCCCCCGCCGACCCTCCACCAGCCGGAGCTCTGGTCCGACGGCTTTAACGACTTCATCTGCAA ATGTCTGATCAAGGACTTAGAGCTGAGGCCCAACGTGCTGGACCTGCTGCAGCACGTCTTCATCAAAGCCAGCGTCGGCAGAGAGAAGATCCTGCAGAAGCAGCTGATCGAGCTCATCGATCTCAACCAGCAAATAGGAATCATTGATAAAACCAG CCATCAtggaaagacagacagaagcaCAGACAGTAATGACAG GCATGAACGCATCCACACCAAGCGAGGAGGCCACATGAAGACGCAGAGCGACCTCGACGAGGTGGACGACCTCGCCACCCTGGAGGTTCTGGACGAG AACACGGTCACCGAGCAGCTGCAGCGCCGCTACGGGCGCGATCAAATCTACACGTACGTGGGAGACATCCTCATCGCGGTCAACCCGTTCCACGGCATGCAGATATACGGCCCTCAG TGCACCAAGATGTACATCGGAGCCAAGCGCACGGCCAACCCCCCTCACATCTTCGCCGTGGCTGACATCGCCTACCAGTCCATGGTGTCGTTTAATACAGACCAG TGCGTGGTGATCAGCGGGGAAAGCGGAGCCGGGAAGACGGAGAGCGCTCATCTGTTGGTGCAGCAGCTGACGGTGCTCGGAAAG GCCAACAACCAgacgctgcaggagaagatcctgCTGGTCAACAGCCTGGTGGAAGCGTTCGGAAACGCCTGCACCGTCATCAACGACAACTCCAGCCGCTTCGGCAAGTACCTGGAGATGAAGTTCACCTGCGGAGGAACGGTGGTGGGAGCGCAGATATCCGAGTACCTGCTGGAGAAGTCCAGGGTCATCCACCAGGCGGC GGGGGAGAGGAACTTCCACATCTTCTACTACCTGTACGCCGGCCTGGCAGACAGGAAGAAGCTGGCTCACTACAAGCTCTCCGACAGCAAAACACCCAA GTATCTGCTGAACGAGCACGTTAAATTGGGGCCCGACATAGTGAGCAACAGCTTCTACAAGGAGCAGTTTGATGCGGTGGAGCAGTGTTTCAAAGTCATCGGATTCACCCTAGAG GAGCTGGGCAGCGTCTACAGCACCCTGGCTGCCATCCTCAACTCCGGCGACGTGGAGTTCTCTCCGGTCGCCTCGGAGCACCAGACCGACAAGAGCGACATCTCCAACACGTCGGTCCTGGAGAAcg TGGCGTCGCTGCTGTGCATCCGCTCGGACGAGCTGCAGGAAGCCCTGACCTCCCACTGCGTGGTCGCCCGCGGGGAGACCATCGTCAGGCCCAACACGGTGGACAAGGCGGCGGAGGTGAGGGACGCCATGGGCAAGGCGCTCTACGGCCGCCTCTTCAGCTGGATCGTCAACCGCATCAACGCGCTGCTGCGGCCCGACGGAAACCTCGG GGAGGACGAGAAGGGCCTGAACATCGGGATCCTGGACATCTTCGGTTTCGAGAACTTCAAGAAGAACTCCTTCGAGCAGCTCTGCATCAACATCGCCAACGAGCAGATCCAGTTCTACTTCAACCAGCACATCTTCGCCTGGGAGCAG GACGAGTACCTGAACGAGGAGGTGGACGCCCGGATGATCGAGTACGAGGACAACCGCCCCCTCCTGGACCTGTTCCTGCAGAAGCCCATGGGGATGCTGTCGCTGCTGGATGAGGAGAGTCGCTTCCCGCAGGCCACCGACCAGACGCTCGTAG AGAAATTCGAAGACAACCTGAAGACCAAAAGCTTCTGGCGACCGAAGCGGGTGGACCTGGGCTTCGGTATCCACCACTACGCCGGAAAG GTGATCTACAGCGCCGCCGGCTTCTTGGCCAAGAACCGGGACGCGCTGCCGGCCGACAtcgtgctgctgctgaggtcGTCGGAAAACGAGCTCACCCGCAAGCTGGTCACCCATCCGCTCACCAAGACGG GTAACCTCGCCCACACTAAGGGGAAAGGCGCGAACACCATGCGGACCCCGACGCGCAGCCTCACCTTCGCCAAG ATGGGAGTGCTTAGCTTCTACaattctttctctttcagcGAG CCTTCTCGGGACTCAAAGCCGGTCCctcaaaaaaaaagcttgattCCTCTCGATGACGCAGAGAAAACG CCGGGCGAACCGGGAGACGCGCCGTACCACCCGAGAGAAACCACCAACATGAGGACACAGACGGTGGCCTCCTACTTCAGA TACTCTCTGATGGATCTGCTGTCCAAGATGGTGGCGGGGCAGCCTCACTTTGTGCGCTGCATCAAACCCAACAACGACCGCCAAGCCAACAGGTTCGACCGGGAGAAGGTCCTGGTCCAGCTGCGATACACCGGCGTCCTGGAGACCGCCAAGATCAGGCGGCAGGGCTACTCGCACCGCATCGTGTTCGCCAACTTCATAAAGAG ATACTACATGGTGGCGTTCCCCGCTCACGAGGAGCCGCCCGTCACCCAGGAAACGTGCGCAGCCATTCTGGAGAATGCCAAGCTGGAGAACTGGGCCATGGGGAAGACGAAG GTGTTCCTCAAGTACCACCACGTGGAACATCTGAACCTGATGGTGCAGCAGGCCACGCAGCGCATCATCCTGCTGCAGGCCTTCGTCCGCGGCTGGATGGGAGCCAAACGGTACCGCCAGCTGTTAAAGGACCGAGAACGCAGCGCGCTGGTGCTGCAGTCAG catACAGAGGTCATAGAGTACGGAAGAAGGCGGCCGGCGACAAAAGCAAAGCGGAGTTTGAGGCCTTCGTCGTCCGGTTTCAGGCCG TCTGCAGGGGCTACGTGGCCAAAAAGAAATACAGGCagttggtggaggagaagaacaaaGCTGCAACCAAGATTCAGGCTCGCTACAGAGGCCACAAGGAGAGGAAAAGCTTCAAAAGGAAACG GGACGCCAAAGAGAAAGAGCAAGCGGAGAAGGCCctcaaagaaaaagaggaaccgCAGAAGCTGAGCGACCAGGAGAATGAGACCAAGGCGGCCGTGGTTCTGCAGAGCAACTTCAGGGGCTacaaagagaggaaaaagtttaaagagagaaagaggacggCGGCCGGGGCCCAATCGGAGTCACCGCCGGATGCAGCGGTGCAACCAGAAGCCGGGCGAGAGTCCGCCGGCAGAGAGTCGGGGAATGACGACGAAGACGAGAGCACGTACGAAGCGGAGGAGAATGACGATAGCGATCACACGCAGGTGCCAGACaccgaagaggaagagggggtcGAAGGAGGAGATGCCGGCCAAGCGGAGCCGGCGGAGGACgggaaggaggagagcggaCAAGAGGAGGCTGCAGAGGGAGACGCTGTGAATGAAGAAGAACAGACCAGGGCCGCCACGGTCCTCCAGAGCAACTTCAGGGGTcacaaggagaggaagaggctgcAGGACGAAGGCAAGATCCCCGCTCGGAAACAGGAAGCAAGGAGTCCGCCGGGCGAGGAGGACGGGCCCGGAGATCAAACTCCAGCAGCGGAAGTTGGCGACGAGGCgacaggaaggggaggaggaggaagaacagtAGATGTTTCCTCGAGCGACCAAGACGAGGCCAGAGCAGCCGTGGTGCTTCAGAGCAACTTCCGCGGCCACAAAGAGCGCAAGCGGCtcgaggaggaaggaaagatcCCCAAGAagacgcagaagaagaagaacgagaCGCCGGACCGTTCGGCGGAGAAGCCGGGGGGAGTGGACGAGGAGAAAGCCGCCACTGTCCTTCAGAGTAACTTCAGAGGCCACCGGGACCGGAAGAAGCTGAGAGCCGACCGAGAAGCGCGGGAGAAGacggcggaggaagaggaggaagccagagaggaGGCACCGGACGTTGCCGACGTGGCGATGGAGCGCAGGGAGGACGCAGCCGGCGAGAGGgagcggctggaggaggagcaggccgCCGTGAAGATCCAGAGCAACTTCAGAGGCCACAAGGACCGAAAGAACCTCAAAGCCAACAAGCAAAAAGCGAGGACGGAAGCTGCACGACTGGAGAGCTTCTCCAAGCAG ATCACAAAGACCTCTGAGGACTTTGCGGCCCTGCAGACCAAGTTGAACGAGATCATCCAGGCCCATCATTCAAACCCCGAGAACAACGGCATGTTTGTGAGAGGGAAAGCGATCAATGGCTACGCGCCTCAGAATCACCAGTCAA CCGACAAGAGACAGTCGAGGAGCCCCCGCAGGACGCAGGAGCCGAAGACCCTCAACACGCCGGAGGACGCCACCTACTACAACTTGATTCAC CGAGCTGTAGCTCCTCACAAAATAGCTCTCTTTGCAGCACTTAAG cgcTCCGTCCAGGACGATAAACGCAAGCCCAGGAAAGAGGA TCCGGGGAAGCTGCTGGATGTGGATGACCACTATTACCGGACGCTGTCCAGCAGCAGGTCCGAGCCCTGCCTCTTCCCGGAGGACGCGTCGCCGTACGGGGCCCCCGAGAGGAGGCCGTCTCTCGGGGGCTCCGTGGACGGTGGGATGTACAACGAGCCCCTCACCCCGGCCACGGCCAGCAGACCGACCCGAGAGAGGGCCGTCACAGAGCCGCAGCCCCCCAGGACCGCCTGTAACGACAG ACACTCACTTCTCAGAATGCCCTCCACGGACAGTCGAACTGAGGACAACCCGTTTGACTTCAGACATCTGCTGAGGAAGACCTCCCAGAGACGAAGGCTCATCAAACAGTACTGA